From the Candidatus Palauibacter australiensis genome, one window contains:
- a CDS encoding DUF4350 domain-containing protein codes for MSGAGRFRTFAWVGAIALGAGLAAYLARPAGRTALDVRRSSFRTTPDGVAAFARGLERFSRATAPRLTPLADADPVPGALVLLSPDVVPSPVEVHAVLERVRRGGTLVYSPRLFPAISSTLRITPLMDSLGLAFRVPRPGDLEQPEWAAHPLTDSLPAPMAPRRALRRMTSRELGEGTRSVPPLQPLLTLGRDEDPRWTGAGLMPFGEGHIVVLSDAEPLSNGRVADDPLALVVMRAVLTHTTPADTIFFAEFHQGVRGYESTARRWAGFVFGTAQGRTLLQLLLAAFLALASAGLRFGAPTTAVAPPDRERRSPLEHVSALGDLYEKARARRTAALLLLARLARGARRPPPRDVAEARAMIRELEARRGEQPALARIRRGLRADPVDLTMVAAGIDDHLGRRAES; via the coding sequence GTGAGCGGCGCCGGCAGGTTCAGGACGTTCGCGTGGGTGGGCGCGATCGCGCTGGGAGCGGGACTCGCCGCTTATCTCGCCCGGCCGGCGGGACGCACGGCGCTCGACGTAAGGCGGAGTTCCTTCCGCACGACACCGGACGGCGTGGCCGCGTTCGCTCGCGGGCTCGAACGATTCAGCCGCGCGACCGCGCCCCGGCTCACGCCGCTGGCCGACGCCGATCCGGTCCCGGGGGCGCTCGTGCTGCTCTCACCCGATGTCGTGCCGAGCCCGGTCGAGGTCCACGCCGTCCTGGAGCGCGTGCGCCGCGGAGGCACCCTCGTGTATTCGCCGCGGCTGTTTCCGGCCATCTCCAGCACGTTGAGGATCACGCCGCTGATGGATTCCCTGGGGCTCGCGTTCCGCGTGCCCCGGCCGGGCGACCTGGAGCAGCCGGAGTGGGCCGCCCACCCGCTGACCGACAGCCTGCCGGCGCCGATGGCTCCGCGCCGCGCGCTCCGGCGGATGACGTCCCGCGAACTCGGCGAAGGCACGCGCTCCGTCCCCCCCCTGCAACCGTTGCTCACCCTGGGGAGAGATGAGGACCCGAGGTGGACCGGCGCCGGCCTCATGCCCTTCGGGGAGGGGCACATCGTCGTCCTCAGCGATGCCGAGCCGCTCTCGAACGGTCGCGTCGCCGACGACCCGCTGGCGCTCGTCGTCATGCGGGCCGTACTCACCCACACGACGCCCGCCGACACGATCTTCTTCGCCGAGTTCCACCAGGGCGTCCGCGGCTACGAGAGCACGGCGAGGCGCTGGGCGGGGTTCGTCTTCGGCACGGCCCAGGGGCGAACGCTCTTGCAGCTCCTCCTCGCCGCGTTCCTCGCGCTCGCGAGCGCGGGGCTGCGCTTCGGCGCCCCGACGACGGCCGTTGCTCCGCCGGACCGGGAACGAAGGTCGCCGCTCGAACACGTCTCCGCGCTCGGCGACCTGTACGAGAAAGCGCGGGCCCGGCGGACGGCCGCTCTCCTCCTCCTGGCGCGGCTGGCCCGCGGCGCCCGGCGCCCTCCGCCGAGGGACGTCGCCGAGGCCCGGGCCATGATCCGTGAGCTGGAGGCCCGGCGGGGAGAGCAGCCCGCTCTGGCCCGGATCCGGCGCGGCTTGCGCGCCGATCCGGTGGACCTGACGATGGTCGCCGCCGGAATCGACGACCACCTCGGACGAAGGGCGGAGTCATGA
- a CDS encoding MoxR family ATPase — protein MTTHDAALRLLGDIEKVILGQETVLRQLMITLLARGHALLEGVPGTAKTLSVRALARGLGLDFGRVQFTPDLMPTDLVGVSVLDDTQRNFRYRPGPVFTDLLLADEINRAPPKTQAALLEAMEERQVTVDGATRALPAPFTVFATQNPVEYEGTYPLPEAQVDRFLMKVVIDYPPEEAERTILDRHEAGFRADDETTYPMDEPLTREALLAARDAVDGVHMDERIRRYVTGIVRATRDDQAFALGASPRAGVALFQAARAEAFLHGRDFVTPDDVKSLSFPVLRHRVVLTAEAEVEGRSSDDELRALLETLEAPR, from the coding sequence ATGACGACGCACGACGCGGCGCTGCGTCTGCTGGGCGACATCGAGAAGGTGATCCTGGGTCAGGAGACCGTCCTGAGGCAGCTCATGATCACGCTCCTCGCCCGGGGCCATGCGCTCCTCGAGGGCGTGCCGGGGACGGCCAAGACGCTGTCCGTCCGTGCCCTCGCCCGCGGGCTCGGGCTCGATTTCGGCCGTGTCCAGTTCACGCCCGATCTCATGCCCACGGATCTCGTCGGCGTGAGCGTACTGGACGACACGCAGCGGAACTTCCGCTATCGGCCCGGGCCCGTGTTCACCGATCTCTTGCTCGCCGACGAAATCAACCGCGCGCCGCCCAAGACCCAGGCGGCGCTGCTGGAGGCGATGGAAGAGCGCCAGGTCACCGTTGACGGCGCCACGCGCGCCCTGCCCGCGCCGTTCACGGTCTTCGCCACCCAGAATCCGGTCGAGTACGAGGGGACCTATCCCCTCCCCGAAGCGCAGGTCGACCGCTTTCTGATGAAGGTCGTGATCGACTATCCGCCGGAGGAGGCAGAGCGGACAATCCTCGACCGCCACGAGGCGGGGTTCCGGGCCGACGACGAAACCACGTATCCGATGGACGAACCGCTGACGCGCGAGGCACTCCTTGCGGCGCGCGACGCGGTGGACGGCGTCCACATGGATGAGAGGATCCGGCGCTACGTGACCGGGATCGTGCGGGCGACGCGGGACGACCAGGCATTCGCGCTCGGAGCGAGCCCCCGCGCCGGCGTGGCCCTCTTCCAGGCCGCGAGGGCGGAGGCGTTTCTGCACGGCAGGGACTTCGTCACGCCGGACGACGTGAAGTCGCTCTCGTTCCCGGTGCTCCGGCACCGCGTCGTGCTGACCGCCGAGGCGGAGGTCGAGGGGCGTTCTTCCGACGACGAACTTCGGGCGCTCCTCGAGACGCTGGAGGCGCCCCGATAG
- a CDS encoding DUF58 domain-containing protein, translating into MWLLGLTSFVFTFSAAAALVADAAILLLVWIDGRRTRPPSASRTAPRIAALGEIAEVAIELGNPAERRLSIRLTDDLDPSLRRLPGRDGSDAWEAGVRLDVPPASVVRTGYRVRPRTRGFLAVGAIHLRTRSPWGFAWRRSTVDAAHTLQVQPGIRSLLRDRSGHALRRGLRTAGSRRSRQWGDGREFESLRDYAEGDDPRIVDWKASAKRQRFVVRNYEAERSQNVVLAIDAGRHMRERFEERERVDFALAAGMMLANRARSFGDRVGTVVFDDEIRHLSPARRSDPAALARIFAGVETRPVEPNYPLALATLGRTFRKRSLVILFCDVIDEAVSKALVTSLARIGRAHLPLAVAIRNPALEAAATRPAADEAAVFHRAAAEELVQARATTLQVMRQSGILVVDTPPGDALVRTLDKYVEIKERGLL; encoded by the coding sequence TTGTGGCTGCTGGGGCTGACCTCGTTCGTTTTCACGTTCTCGGCGGCAGCCGCCCTGGTGGCGGACGCCGCCATCCTCCTCCTGGTCTGGATCGACGGCCGGCGGACGCGGCCTCCATCGGCCTCCCGCACGGCGCCGCGCATTGCGGCGCTCGGGGAGATCGCCGAGGTCGCGATCGAGTTGGGCAACCCGGCGGAGCGTCGGCTCTCCATCCGGCTGACGGACGATCTCGATCCCTCCCTCCGCCGCCTCCCCGGGCGCGATGGAAGCGATGCGTGGGAGGCGGGCGTGCGACTGGACGTCCCCCCCGCTTCGGTCGTGCGCACCGGCTACCGGGTGCGCCCGCGCACGCGCGGGTTTCTCGCAGTGGGCGCGATCCACCTCCGTACACGCTCGCCGTGGGGGTTCGCTTGGCGGCGTTCCACGGTGGACGCGGCGCACACGCTGCAGGTGCAACCCGGGATCCGGAGCCTGCTGCGCGACCGGAGTGGCCACGCGCTCCGGCGCGGCCTGCGCACGGCCGGTTCGCGCCGCAGCCGGCAGTGGGGCGACGGCCGCGAGTTCGAGAGCCTGCGCGACTACGCGGAGGGGGACGACCCGCGCATCGTCGACTGGAAGGCGTCGGCGAAGCGCCAGCGGTTCGTCGTCCGCAACTACGAGGCGGAACGCAGCCAGAACGTCGTCCTCGCCATCGACGCGGGCCGCCACATGCGCGAGCGGTTCGAGGAGCGGGAGCGGGTGGACTTCGCGCTGGCGGCAGGCATGATGCTCGCCAACCGCGCGCGAAGCTTCGGGGACCGCGTCGGAACCGTCGTATTCGACGACGAGATCCGGCATCTGTCGCCGGCCCGCCGGTCCGATCCGGCCGCGCTGGCCCGGATCTTCGCGGGCGTGGAGACGCGGCCGGTCGAGCCCAACTACCCGCTCGCGCTCGCCACGCTGGGCCGGACGTTCCGCAAACGGTCGCTCGTCATCCTCTTCTGCGACGTAATCGACGAAGCCGTCTCGAAGGCGCTCGTGACCTCGCTCGCCCGGATCGGGCGCGCGCACCTCCCGCTGGCCGTCGCCATCCGCAACCCTGCGCTCGAAGCGGCGGCGACGCGGCCCGCGGCGGATGAAGCCGCGGTCTTCCATCGCGCCGCCGCCGAGGAACTCGTGCAGGCGCGCGCGACGACGCTTCAGGTCATGCGCCAG